One stretch of Cottoperca gobio chromosome 18, fCotGob3.1, whole genome shotgun sequence DNA includes these proteins:
- the rbpms gene encoding RNA-binding protein with multiple splicing translates to MNNNKTEKENEQSEFTNHEEEVRTLFVSGLPLDIKPRELYLLFRPFKGYEGSLIKLTSKQPVGFVSFDSRSEAEAAKNALNGVRFDPEIPQTLRLEFAKANTKMAKNKLVGTPNPLPSQQSPGPQFISRDPYELTVPALYPSSPDVWASYPLYPAELSPALPPAFTYPSSLHAQFRWLPPADGTPQGWKSRQFC, encoded by the exons ATGAATAACAACAAAACCGAGAAAGAAAACGAGCAGAGTGAATTCACCAACCACGAAGAAGAG GTCCGAACACTCTTTGTCAGTGGGCTGCCGCTGGATATCAAGCCGCGGGAGCTCTATCTCCTCTTCAGACCTTTTAag GGCTATGAAGGCTCCTTGATAAAACTCACTTCTAAACAG CCGGTGGGGTTTGTCAGCTTTGACAGCCGATCAGAGGCGGAAGCTGCTAAGAATGCCTTGAAC GGGGTCCGCTTTGATCCAGAGATCCCCCAGACTCTTCGACTGGAGTTCGCCAAGGCCAACACCAAGATGGCCAAGAACAAGCTGGTTGGCACCCCCAACCCCCTGCCCTCGCAGCAGAGCCCCGGGCCGCAGTTCATCAGCAGAGACCCAT ATGAGCTCACAGTGCCCGCTCTCTATCCCAGCAGCCCAGACGTCTGGGCGTCATACCCGCTGTACCCGGCGGAGCTGTCGCCGGCCCTCCCACCCGCTTTCACCTACCCCTCCTCGCTCCACGCTCAG TTTCGCTGGCTCCCACCTGCAGATGGAACTCCTCAGGGATGGAAGTCCAGGCAGTTCTGCTGA
- the LOC115023393 gene encoding fatty acid-binding protein, intestinal-like, with protein sequence MLYPTVRFISSAHSEPADMAFNGTWKVDRNDNYDKFMEQMGINIMKRKLAEHDNLKITIEQSGDTFHIKESSTFRLKDIDFSLGMPFDYSLADGTEVTGTWEMEGDTLKGRFTRKDNSKVLSTSRAVVGGELVQSYNYEGVDATRIFKKQ encoded by the exons ATGCTCTATCCCACGGTCCGCTTCATCTCTTCAGCCCACAGCGAGCCTGCAGACATGGCGTTCAACGGAACTTGGAAGGTCGACCGCAACGACAACTACGACAAGTTCATGGAGCAGATGG GCATCAACATCATGAAGCGGAAGCTGGCCGAGCACGACAACCTGAAGATCACCATCGAGCAGAGCGGGGACACGTTCCACATCAAAGAGTCGAGCACCTTCCGCCTCAAAGACATCGACTTCAGCCTGGGCATGCCCTTCGACTACAGCCTGGCAGACGGCACCGAGGTCACG GGTACGTGGGAGATGGAGGGGGACACGCTGAAAGGCAGATTCACCAGGAAAGACAACAGCAAAGTGCTGAGCACCAGCAGAGCCGTGGTGGGAGGAGAGCTCGTACAG AGCTACAACTACGAGGGAGTGGACGCTACGAGGATCTTCAAGAAGCAGTAA